AAGAAGATACAGATGCGAAACAGAGTACCAAATCTTCGACTAAATTCTTCGAAAAGTTACAAGATACGGTTACGAATAAAGATAAAGTCAAGAAGAGGAAGAAAGATAGTAATCATCTGGAcgctaaaaaaatcaaattgtgatACAAATTTGCTCAGATATCTCAGTAAAAAACAGaacatggaccaaaaaaaaggtATAATCATCCAGTTATTAATAttccaattcaatttgaaaggtcaagattttgaaatttggtcgAACGTCGAACGTTCAATCCTTCACATCGAGGAGTCTTAATCGTTACCCATTTATCCTATGAACATGTAGATGCAGAAACACGGTCGAGAAATAAATTTGTCAATTTGTTTGTAGTTCGTGAGAATAACAGACATTATAATTAAGAGCTTAACGTGTATCgtgcaataaaattttacattcttgATTACATTCtaccgtgtttttttttttttttagttcggTAACAGAATCATACTGTTTTCAAAACTCGATAAATGAAAAGTTCATTGCTCATTATTTGTTTCAGCTTTCGTCCCTGTAGTCATCGATTTTACgactttataaatttttggagattcGTCGGCTTCTTTTTCAAGGTAAACAATAGAAATTCAAACACCTTTGGTTATTTTCGGAATTATTCGTGTTTTATGATGCCTATAATTTTTTGTCTTCGAAGAATAGAAAGTATTTCGGTCGCGGAATTCaagttatttttcaacttgcagTCGAATTCCTCggttttgactgatttttttgaagattgacTGTACAAGTTGGTATTTGCTGttcggaattttaaaattcatatttttatctCTTTCATTTGTTAgggttcaaaaatttattctctcgAACTCGAAGTGTGAAGTTACTTTTATTCATAAGTACgtacaaaatataatttatttaacTAGAAATTATTAACtatagaatttttgaagttgaaaaaatattgacttTATCATCTGTGCTCCAATAATTCACGAATCACACTCCACTTAGAGGTTGATCACGTCTATGCGTTATTATAATAAATTTCTTATCATTCTTCCCTTCCAGTATTTTGAAATCATCGTCGTCAATCTGCGGTCGTTctatcaatttattattttcaatactttttgaccattcatTCAACTTGGACAATCGTTTCAattctttgaaaactttttctttcACATTACTCTCAAGTGGTTGATTAGCTTCATTGAAATGTGGAAAATGCAACAACGATAATTCTtcgaatcgtgaatttttttcccacacTAAGCCTACCTTTTCGAGCGTTTTCTCTGTAATTGGACAAACgtaaatgaatttcgacttggAGGCTTCGTTTGACCATTTTTCGTATCTGATATCATCCCATCCTAAACTTTCACTCATATCTTCGCAGATTCGATCTTGGTCACTGAAATATGGACCGTTGTGGATCACTATTAAAACACTGTACCAACATTTAAAGTCTTCGCATTTAGTTGATTTCAGCTGGAcgattttgtaaattattttggGCACtgctaatatatttttttctttgacgAGAATTACGTAATTATTTATCCCGAGCTGTTTATTTGGCAATTGAAGGTACTGATTTACTCCGGCGATTATTTTTAATGGTTTATTTGATATCTGAGCTCAAGTGAAAGACGATTGTatgattaataaattgaaacacAAAAGTAATAATGAGTATGAGAATTTTTACTTACCCGAGACAATGTGTATAAATATTCATCAACATTTCGTAATATATTTTCTATTGTGCTGCTCCATATCGGAATGGTTGGTATGTTAGAGCATTGTAGCTGTGTCGATGAAGAGCCAAATTGAAATTGATCTGAAGGGAGTAGTAGCCATTTCATTAAACACTTGTGTTCTGATGAGCATGCTCCTTCAGATCCGATTGGAGGTAGTGTCATgtcttggaaaaattctttttgaTTGTTCTACGAGTAGTGTAGACAatatttaagaatttttaatataattaatttttttgaggggctgactcgaaaaaaaaaggtctgatCGAATATCTTAAGAATTATGAATTTATGATTATTTCAGTCcgcaattttcatcgaattaaagtatcgaaattgaatttcacgAAGAGGAAGAAGAGTGTGACGATATTTTACAGATTCTAATGAGAACTACTGATGGTAAGAGGCTCCATAAAGTTGGTATTCAGAAAGAGAAAATCTGTAATTTGAGTTTTGTTTCTACTTACTTCTGTGTAGAACAAATCTACATTAGTGTTAGCGAGTATTTCCTTTCCTAAATTATAATTCTGACATGGCAACGTCGGGTTCgtgttattttcgaaaatttgatacGTAATTTTCTTTACTTGGTCTGATTTTAACCATACTTTGAATAAAGGTATCCATatagatttctaaaaattcaagtcATCGTCACAGTAAGACGTATAAGTAGGCCATCTCATTGAATATTATACTCATAAATCACAGTTTTTAGTATTTCGTTGTACTCGCCATTGTTTTGATTTCATTCAAGTGCATCATGGAGCTTCCATTTTCGGAAAAGTTAAAATCCTCGTAGTAACgaatcagttcatttttttcatgatgattCGACGAATAATCAGGCTTCGAAAAATGTTCTTCGCGAAAGTTGGCAGTGAATTTGGAAGTTTCAGAGTTTTGAATAAAGATCTGTaaaatgagaataatttttctatcatttggatgtattttgataggtaccttaATGACAAAGTTGGTAAATGTTAACTACCTGATAACCAAATTCTATTTTTCCctcagaaaaaataattgaaagtttATAAGGTTCATTGCACctatctttttcaatttctgcatacgaatttttttcgttataaATGTTTCGTAGAAATAATGcttctttggaaaaaatattcttGATGGTGGAATCTTCACTTTCATTGTTTCTTGCTGGACAGGCTGTCGCCCAAGTACCAGTACATGTCACGTTAGGTGAATTTTTTGTCGGAATGTCAACGAGTGAGTgtgttttcaagttgaaaatcaaggctgtaaaattttgagaaaacgatgcccgagaatttttttccttaatttAATGGGGGATTAATTTGTGACTTACCTCTATCGTCAGCATGCACTGGAATGTTTAAATACCAAATTATAAAACCAACGTTCAAGATGGTTATCATATttaacgttaaaattttgaaactacgTGAACTCACTGTTAGTTATTATGTGTAGGATTGTAATTGtatcttttctaaaaaaaatattacatctgTTCAAACAGAAATGTAGAAAAGGGTAGGGCACCAAGTTCGAGTGAATCATCGTAGTGTACGAACGTTTTGTAGTTGATTTAATCCAAATTGAGATTATATTCGATTCAAGctcgtaaatacgagtaaaaccaGACactataattatattttttaacaaaatttaagTATTCGTGTaagttttgaaatcaaaattgtaataattttttgaatgaaaagtattttgaaaaatttttgaatgaatgaatgaaaagcATTATTTTGAGCAACTTTAGTCTACATAAATATCATCGCGAATCTTGAAACGAACCGAGAGGAGGAAGGAATAAATGTAGTAAAATcgcaaaaatatgtacctattttcttctatttcgaacattttacttaggtaggtacttgaggtgctctaaaattgttgaaaactacaaaaatttgatcAGGTGATTCAAGAATTCTCCATTTCTGAATATTGAAAGAAGTATTTTGATTTAGAACATGAGCTGAGGAAGGAGATGTATGTGCTCGaatttttttgggcatttttgaattgattccGTGCAattgttttagaaaatgttacgaaaaactttttttttaaaatagaaacgaactttttttgagcataccttacttacctacctagttttaAAGTTATGAATttccagattttaaaaataattttaaaacattatgTTTCAAACatcagaaatagaaaaattcgcAAAGCTTCTGGATTTGGctgcaattttggtttttgcattgcATTTTAGGTTGAAATGATACTAAAAAAAtgtgtagaaaaaattgaaattttttatcgaatttttttttttgaattaaaaggGTTCAATTAACTTTACAATCAAGTAGTTGGTGACGTCATAAATTTCATTCTTTATGCTTTCAGTCTTTCCCTGAACAggaaagtatttttcaaaatattatttgaaatttacttacctacttacctatctacataaaaaaaataaataaaaaataaaaattgaagaattaatcgtgtctttgaaaaaaaaataaataggacTGATAAAAACATGactgaagagtgatattccaaaactcgctttgtccattttcacaacttttcaggaaagagaaaaaacagtttccctttaaacgtgtgaattggctttttaggcgagtttaacactttatttgggtggatttatgaggtAGGAGTGTaagtatacacttcatccactagttactgctgaaaaaatttcaataaaaatgaacaaagagGCGTTTTGgaacactattttttttttaatttttagtgaattggctatttaggcgagtttaacacctcattttggtaggttgatgatgtaggaatgtgagttaatacttcatctaccaagtactgctgaaaaacgcacttcgataaaaatggacaaagcgagttttggaatatcactcttcatgtcttaaacaaaaatttttggcgccaaattcaaaacaatgttcagttgaaaaaattaccgaatCAAAGGAATTTTCGCTGCAgtgttataaaattttgatactctAAAATCTCTTCCAATGTACCCCATGATGTCAAAATTATTCCTTGAGGTTagtttttcaagtattttttgataGTGCGATGCcaaaacagggtgtccacaagcctgaaaaccctggaaaagtcagggaatttggtcggtctggaaaagtctgggaatttcgtaattttcgcgcaaaatccctggaattttgaaaaaatgatcaattgcaaattttggataaggacctgtgatgaaagaaaaacattattttttacttctcgaaagacaaattttcaaaatcttttgccctcgcttcgacagcaaaatgaacatttctagataataaaaatcaagttttaaaaccaaaaaatgaactcctcacaaaaaacatcgttttgtatgcatctcgaaatacaaatttacaagagctttcatTCTCGCTTGggtctgttctgttttctttgtcaaaatcaacttcctcgaaaaaaatatcattcaaattctaaaattttaaaagcaaaaaaaactacttgtctTTGCccctcgaaatgcaaattttcagaagctttacCTCCAGCcggttcttttttctttttcaaaagtaacttctttcaaaaaaacatcattccaatactaacatttaagaaaccaaaaaaatgaactctttgtattaaaaaacctcgtttttaggcatcttgaaataaaaattttcaaaagttctagccCACGCTTCGCTcgtcgggccaatttgtttctcattttgagaaaaaaaacaaattttgacatAGTTAATCCCAGAATTACTAGGATGAAGGAGAGGAGGAATTATTTGTTTTCCTATGCTAGTGAGTTCTAGAAATATCACCTTAGGAGTGAATATTTCCCTATTTGCCTGGATAGCTCAAGACTCTCTAGCTAACCAATAACCTGACATAACTATGCAAAAATCTATGTGTTGAACGTTGAAATAAAGACAACCTACAATACAATCTAAAAGAATTTATTAGGTATAAGGTATTTATACATAGGACTTCGGTTCTACCAATCGGTAGCCTACGTCTACTATGATCCGTCATAAGGAAGTATTAAGCATAATTTATAACTAGTACCGAGCGCACttaattaatttcctcgtagCATTCCTCCTATTTAGGGAATGCTCACGAGTAGAAGAATAAGAAACCTATACACAAAATACACGATGAAGTCATGCAAAacaccattgataaaatattaggtaggcatGGAATTCTCCGAttccacatacctacctattacaataATTAGTAATAAGCCAATTACCTTGATGATAAATGCGCCTTAACATTTACCTGAAAACTGTCCACATTGACCATCTCTATCAGGGGTCCTACTAAAACCAAGGACGACGATGGCACCTTAACTAAACGAGATTTCACGTAACACTTCGCATAATTTACAGGTGTCCGGATCAGGGGCGAAGCGTGCGTGTAAGCCAGTAAGCCGGGCTTAcacgagaaaaagaaaaaaaagagaaaagaaaattcgatttcagtaggtacagaaattgtacagaaaatttaaaatctcaaatCGCAAAATGAAAGAATCAATTATTTATCTATTGAAATGTGTAGTTggggtaggcaacttattctGCTTGAAGCCCTATCCGTTCCGCTTCAGCCAAGGCTGGTTGAGTCCTTCTGACGCATGCGCATATAGTCGTAAGTGGTAGTGAAGGGTGAAGGGAAAGAATTGTCGGTACCTGCGTTGGTGAAGCCGGCTTCCAGCTCGCTTTTTTCGCATCTTTAAACATTGTTGAATTGCTCAAATGGGTTTGTACCAAAAACGTTTGGGTAAAACTTTTTTCCCAGGTtgtgtaaaactttttttttcaacaccagcatttttttttcaatttcattaatttttctagctttttcaagagaaaaaaaacgtaattaatctgtcaaaattgaatgaattataTTTTCGTTGCATTCTTCAAGATGAATCTTGAAGATTTTAGTTCCTAGTCTTGATTCTCAACTTTGAAGGCTTGACTCTGcctaattttaaataaaaatttttgcaacactGTTTTTAAATTGCAAATGTTATTTGGAATGGTTTATAATTGTTATAAATCGAACTATAATGGGTATCATATTTTtaggggtcaattttttcaaatgaaataattgatactttcaattttgcaattattaATACTTC
The sequence above is a segment of the Planococcus citri chromosome 3, ihPlaCitr1.1, whole genome shotgun sequence genome. Coding sequences within it:
- the LOC135838876 gene encoding uncharacterized protein LOC135838876 isoform X2, which encodes MLTIEIFIQNSETSKFTANFREEHFSKPDYSSNHHEKNELIRYYEDFNFSENGSSMMHLNEIKTMKSIWIPLFKVWLKSDQVKKITYQIFENNTNPTLPCQNYNLGKEILANTNVDLFYTENNQKEFFQDMTLPPIGSEGACSSEHKCLMKWLLLPSDQFQFGSSSTQLQCSNIPTIPIWSSTIENILRNVDEYLYTLSRISNKPLKIIAGVNQYLQLPNKQLGINNYVILVKEKNILAVPKIIYKIVQLKSTKCEDFKCWYSVLIVIHNGPYFSDQDRICEDMSESLGWDDIRYEKWSNEASKSKFIYVCPITEKTLEKVGLVWEKNSRFEELSLLHFPHFNEANQPLESNVKEKVFKELKRLSKLNEWSKSIENNKLIERPQIDDDDFKILEGKNDKKFIIITHRRDQPLSGV
- the LOC135838876 gene encoding uncharacterized protein LOC135838876 isoform X1, which codes for MITILNVGFIIWYLNIPVHADDRALIFNLKTHSLVDIPTKNSPNVTCTGTWATACPARNNESEDSTIKNIFSKEALFLRNIYNEKNSYAEIEKDRCNEPYKLSIIFSEGKIEFGYQIFIQNSETSKFTANFREEHFSKPDYSSNHHEKNELIRYYEDFNFSENGSSMMHLNEIKTMKSIWIPLFKVWLKSDQVKKITYQIFENNTNPTLPCQNYNLGKEILANTNVDLFYTENNQKEFFQDMTLPPIGSEGACSSEHKCLMKWLLLPSDQFQFGSSSTQLQCSNIPTIPIWSSTIENILRNVDEYLYTLSRISNKPLKIIAGVNQYLQLPNKQLGINNYVILVKEKNILAVPKIIYKIVQLKSTKCEDFKCWYSVLIVIHNGPYFSDQDRICEDMSESLGWDDIRYEKWSNEASKSKFIYVCPITEKTLEKVGLVWEKNSRFEELSLLHFPHFNEANQPLESNVKEKVFKELKRLSKLNEWSKSIENNKLIERPQIDDDDFKILEGKNDKKFIIITHRRDQPLSGV